A section of the Platichthys flesus chromosome 22, fPlaFle2.1, whole genome shotgun sequence genome encodes:
- the gtf3c3 gene encoding general transcription factor 3C polypeptide 3, producing the protein MSGFSAELIDYLEGRITFEEFDQRRDERKAKESGVSVEVEEEEEEEEEEDAQPSTSAQVPGKIEGVSPGVQLAFASILGETLEPPSSEEEDEEEQKEEEEEEEEEEEEEEEEEDSLSYVDDEDDKDYSVEEKVRTVEVGLSDKSPRRRSRGGKGARRKKRDVEAEVELEVEDPTVGDIFALEMELNRENKKMMKGRRHRSKLPRALRGLMGEANIRYARGDKEDAILMCMEIIRQAPLAYEPFSTLAMIYEDDGDVDKALQFSLIAAHLNPSDCEEWIRLAEISLEQDNIRQALVCYSKAIKYDSTNVRYLWERSSLYMRLGEHKQCMDGYRRILSLLPQEDGEHFMQISKDMAKSYYDSNDFPSALSVIEEALERHPSLVSDDFINMAAELYISSRKYNKAMKVLVQFSGIVLIRVESQSDSTNPTREDKEKEAEETMEAAETMEEPEKKSEEDTKMAEEDTAEETSEIIDVEVPDSVPVDLRAKLIVCLIHLHFYTPLESLVPSLMEQSPEEIGDLYLDVGEAYLEEGEYMAALPLLSALVISEKYNLAVVWLRHAECLKALGHMEGAADGFTKVVEMAPQHLEARLSLATLQQQLGRPERALKALESMYDSDTLSQDSSAAQKELKLLLHRSTLLKTQGQIQDYLDAMITMISMLLKVAMQRANVCVCSVTVSGETHLKLVKVKDVMPEIPDHVAAYLDNTGKTNVLTREDWWQLLVSCVLTMCEVHRYAEADLLVESAMEFYSFYDNKPKRKEMEFFGLSATILDHNYFNAYNYIRLMLMENVDLPQLWNIFNQLTRSSKHQRHHRFCLRLLLKHPDNHALCVLCGHNAMVSGSFKHALGQYVQAFQTHPNNPLHSLFVGLTFFHMASQKYVAKRHILVMQGFSFLWRYVELRGECQESMYNVGRALHQMGLTHLAIHYYQKALSLPPQKLEGIADDQVDLRREIAFNLALIYQASGNLEMTRQIINTYCVV; encoded by the exons ATGTCGGGCTTCAGCGCGGAGCTCATCGATTACCTGGAGGGAAGGATCACGTTCGAGGAGTTCGACCAGAGGAGAGACGAGCGGAAGGCGAAG GAGTCGGGGGTCTCGGttgaagtggaggaggaggaagaggaggaagaggaggaggatgctcaGCCCTCCACCTCGGCACAAGTCCCGGGGAAAATCG AGGGAGTCAGCCCAGGGGTCCAACTGGCCTTCGCCTCCATTCTAGGAGAAACATTAGAGCCACCATCttctgaagaggaggatgaggaggagcaaaaggaagaagaagaagaagaggaggaggaggaggaagaggaggaggaggaggaggacagcctGAGCTATGTGGATGACGAAGATGATAAGGATTACAGTGTGGAGGAAAAAGTGCGGACTGTGGAGGTGGGGCTGTCAGACAAGAGCCCGAGGcgaaggagcagaggagggaaaggagcaaggagaaagaagagggatGTGGAGGCAGAGGTGGAGTTGGAGGTGGAAGATCCGACGGTGGGAGACATATTCGCTCTGGAGATGGAGCTGAACCGAGAAAacaagaagatgatgaag ggGCGGCGCCATCGCAGCAAGCTGCCCCGAGCCCTGAGAGGCCTGATGGGAGAAGCCAACATCCGCTACGCCAGAGGGGACAAAGAGGACGCCATTCTGATGTGCATGGAGATCATCAGACAGG ctcctctggccTACGAGCCTTTCTCCACGTTGGCCATGATCTACGAGGACGACGGCGACGTGGACAAAGCTCTGCAGTTCAGTCTGATCGCCGCCCACCTGAACCCCTCCGACTGTGAGGAGTGGATCAGACTGGCCGAAATATCCCTGGAGCAGGACAACATCCGACAGGCCCTGGTCTGCTACAGCAAAG CCATCAAGTACGACTCCACCAACGTGCGCTACCTGTGGGAGCGCTCGAGCCTCTACATGCGCCTGGGGGAGCACAAGCAGTGCATGGACGGCTACCGCAGGATCCTGTCGCTGCTGCCGCAGGAGGACGGCGAGCACTTCATGCAGATCTCTAAAGACATGGCCAA AAGTTACTATGATAGTAATGACTTTCCCTCAGCTCTGAGTGTGATCGAAGAAGCTCTGGAACGACACCCGTCCCTGGTCAGTGACGACTTCATCAACATGGCAGCTGAGCTCTACATCTCCAGCCGGAAGTACAACAAGGCCATGAAG gTCTTGGTCCAGTTTTCAGGTATAGTTTTGATCAGGGTCGAATCTCAATCCGACTCCACGAACCCGACTCGagaggacaaagagaaagaggcagaggaaacGATGGAGGCGGCAGAGACCATGGAGGAGCCGGAGAAGAAGAGTGAAGAGGACACAAAGATGGCAGAGGAAGATACAGCGGAGGAGACCA GTGAAATTATAGATGTAGAGGTACCAGACTCTGTCCCAGTGGACCTCAGGGCCAAGCTAATTGTCTGCCTCATACACCTACACTTCTACACCCCCCTGGAG AGCCTGGTGCCGTCACTGATGGAGCAGAGTCCAGAGGAGATTGGGGACCTGTACCTGGATGTGGGGGAAGCCTACCTGGAGGAGGGCGAGTACATGGCCGCTCTGCCTCTGCTGTCGGCCCTCGTCATATCCGAAAAGTACAACCTGGCTGTGGTGTGGCTCCGACACGCAG AGTGCCTGAAGGCGCTGGGCCACATGGAAGGGGCGGCAGACGGCTTCACCAAGGTGGTGGAGATGGCCCCGCAGCACCTGGAGGCCCGGCTCTCCCTGGccaccctgcagcagcagctgggccGGCCAGAGCGTGCCCTCAAGGCCCTGGAGTCCATGTACGACAGCGACACACTGTCTCAGGACTCGTCAGCTGCTCAGAAG GAGTTGAAGCTGCTTCTGCATCGTTCCACGCTGCTGAAGACCCAGGGACAAATACAGGATTACCTGGACGCTATGATCACCATGATCTCCATGCTGCTGAAG GTGGCCATGCAGCGagccaacgtgtgtgtgtgctctgtcaCCGTGTCGGGTGAGACCCACCTGAAGCTGGTGAAGGTCAAAGATGTGATGCCGGAGATACCTGACCATGTAGCTGCCTATCTGGACAACACTG GTAAAACCAACGTTCTGACCAGAGAGGACTGGTGGCAGCTGCTGGTGAGCTGTGTGCTGACGATGTGTGAGGTGCACCGCTACGCAGAGGCTGACCTGCTGGTGGAGTCCGCCATGGAGTTTTACTCCTTCTACGACAACAAGCccaagaggaaggagatggagtTCTTCGGCCTGTCTGCCACCATCCTGGACCACAACTACTTCAATGCCTACAACTACATTAG ACTGATGCTGATGGAAAACGTGGATCTGCCTCAGCTGTGGAACATTTTCAACCAG ttgaCGAGAAGCTCCAAGCACCAGCGACACCATCGCTTCTGTCTCCGCCTGCTGTTAAAACACCCTGATAACCACGCcttgtgtgtcctgtgtggaCACAACGCCATGGTGTCAGGGAGCTTCAAACACGCACTGG GGCAGTACGTGCAGGCCTTCCAGACTCACCCCAACAACCCCCTCCACAGTCTGTTTGTGGGTctcaccttcttccacatggcCTCACAGAAATATGTAGCCAAGCGACACATCCTGGTGATGCAG GGTTTCTCCTTCCTGTGGCGCTATGTGGAGCTGCGTGGAGAGTGTCAGGAGAGCATGTACAACGTGGGCCGCGCGCTGCACCAGATGGGCCTCACACATTTGGCCATTCATTACTACCAGAAGGCTCTTTCACTGCCCCCACAGAAACTGGAG GGTATTGCTGATGATCAGGTGGATCTGAGGAGGGAAATCGCCTTCAACCTGGCCCTCATCTACCAGGCCAGCGGAAACCTAGAGATGACTCGGCAGATCATCAACACTTACTGTGTAGTTTGA